Part of the Esox lucius isolate fEsoLuc1 chromosome 25, fEsoLuc1.pri, whole genome shotgun sequence genome, ATCTATAAGATGTTCTGTCCTGTTTGTCCACctccagagggagagagagcttgATGGAAAGGTCAGGGCTGCTGGTCTGGTTGAGTATCTCCTCTCCACTGTACCAGGAAAGGGTCACATCTCTGTCATTCTTTACAGAACACTCCACGGAACAGCTCACATTAACTACTGTTGTCAACATGGGCCTGGAAACAGGTTCTGGAGAGGATGAGTTTGGGTTAGAAACCATCCACACAAAAATAGAAGTTTAGACCAATATTTTCTTAtgtgaaaaacacattcaaacacttTTTTAGGTGCTTTCATGTCTTACGGGTGAAAccaatatttatgtaaatactCTGATATAGAAGGTGAGATTTTGTACTGTTGTCATCTGAAACATTCTAACTCCAATACAAAATGATGGAGTATAGAGCAGTGAATTAACTGCGTTACCATCCAATGAAATGATGTAAAGCGGTTTAtattacaacatgaaataaCTAACAGGCACAAGAGGTTCCAAATATAAATAGCAGTTCAATAGTGGTAGTGTGAGCAGTGAAAGCATTTCTTACTTCTTACCATACACAGTGAGTTGATATATTGTCTTGACACCTCCCTTCCCGTCCACAACATACATCCCTGAATCACTGGTTGTTAGATCTCTGATGGTGAACTGTCCAGTCTGTTGGTCCCACTGAATTCTGTCTTTGAAACTGTCTTTATAGGATGAGTCCAAGTTTCCTTTAACCACCAAAGCTATATGAATACCATTATATAATAAAGAGCCACCTTGCTTTGCTGGATTAGAAAATGTGATGGATTCTCCAACAACCTGTGTCAGCATCTCTTCAACAGTCTGGCTGGTAGAGAAACACAGTCCTGCAAGATACAGTATCAGTGATAAATCAATCTTGGTCATTTAATTGATACAAGcactttatattttattattgattgTTAAAATTCATTGCAATTAATTACAGTGTAGCCAATATAACCAAATAATGCATTTGCCAAATAAGGCTATTGGACCTAGGTATTCTCTGTGGGGAGatggaaacaaaaatgaaaaaataaaagattcaTGTCATCCCTTATTTACGTTATATACACAACATCCAATCCATCGCTGAAGGAAGAGGACCAGTACTTTCAGATGACATCCTGAATGAATCTACAGAACCCAGACAGAATATCAATGTAGTGGAGGTGAATTAGAGCACAAAGTGGTTTTAAATAATTCCCAAAGGCCAAGCTAGATGTTGTCTACCCAGAGAAAATTCTCATTGGATATTATAGATATTACAAATTAAAGGAACATAAAattgtctcagtaaggtgttgggacTCCATAATCCGCAAAATCATCTTCAATACATCTTCAAGGCATAcaattttccaaaatattttaactCATGTGGTGTTTTGATGGTGGTAGTGGAGAGCGCTGTCTAACACCTTTGTCAAAAATCTTCCAAAGGTGACCAGTTCGGTTAAGATTTGGTGACTACAAACGCCAGAACATAATTTCGTTCACCAAATGTTCCTGCTCATCTAACCATTCAGTTACCCCTCAAGCCATGTGGATGGGcccattgtcatcctggaaagGACAACTCACATCAGGATAGATATATTTCACCATAGGATGAATGTGATCTCAAAGAATGACTTTGCAACGATTCCTCTTAGAGGACAAGTGGATCCAAACCATTCCAGGAAAAAGACCCCCACAGCATAACAGAGCCTCTGGACCCCCCTGCTGTGGAGGTCAACCATTCAGACCTGTACTATTCTCTTGGTGTATAAAACACACGCACTGTCCTACTTGGTGATGTAAGACTCACCAGACCAGATCACaaatgttcacaaatctgtagACCATTGTTGGCTTTGCACCACTAACTTTAAATgtgcatttgtctttgtaatgaGGGATTTATTCACTTCAACCCTATAAAATATCTCTCACTGTGCAATTCCTCAAGAGCTGTTCTTGCTGATTGATAGAAGGCCAAAAGGTTTGCAATGCTGTCAATCAAGGCAAAGCTTGGCTACTTTAAAagatctaaaatataaatataaacactTAGCAGTTCATACAGGAAGCCCAAATGGTTATTGGTCAGCGACGTATATCAGCTGACATCTGGGATCACTCCTATCACAATGTAAAGATTTCATACTGACTCTTCAATCATCAGGTTACTCAGTCTGATGTACTCTGGTCTTATTTACTAGCATGCAGGTGTGAACCCACTCACCATTCCTGCTACTTTTCTCAACCTGTTTGGTTTCCTTTTCATGGGAGGGATTGGTACTGCGTACCTTGTTCTCTGCCTGTGGGGATTTCTATTAATGCCATCATGGTGTTATTGTCATTAGTAGAATCATATACAGgttcatgtgatggcagtgagttaccccagaggagcacAACCCAATGCCAAAACCTGCATACAATTATTGTTGTGAATGTTTCTAATACATAGTTAAACTAAAATGTGGGGTTTTCTGTCAGAATACATTTTCGTATAGACTCTTATTCTATAATATGGAAAATAGTAAAGTAAAGAAATACTCTTGAATGACTAGGTgggtccaaacctttgactggtgctgtattTATGGTTAATAAGGGGATTTCTTagtcaaaatgtaaattagcttattttttaattttatttggatgattaattaatttaatttcagtATGCATTGTAGGAAaggtgaaatgtattatttttggaaTAAAACTGAAACAATTGAACACAGACTATGCCGACACCCACAcgtatgaatacattttgttaaattatatatttatgcaTACTGGGTATAGAGtttatgtatactgtatgtatgtgtgtatgtatatacagactggtgataaaaataaaaatctgaatgAATGAGTAGAGGAACATTACGAATGGAGATGCTTCCACATAGGTGTGTTGATACAATTAATCAATTACCATCCTTTCATGCACTGTGAAATCCatgaaaatgctgagcaggcacAGTTGACCTCATTTatgatcaagatggcaagaggaaaggtcTGTTAGACAtcgctctccaccaccattatCAAAACACCAACTGAGGGAATAGATCTCAGAAGAATGGTGTCCCATCCCTCCAGTAttgtagatttccagagactTATTAAATCTATTCCAAGGCGTTTTGAAGcatgttgttttttcctttcatatGTCACCCGTCTTTATCTtaaaacacaatgcaaatgtaatcTTCACACATTTTTCCACCTCACTTTATTTGTATGTCTAACCAGTGACCAGATAATAACCCTTTTAACATTAGTTTCCTGTTTCCTCAACCACTCGTTTCTCGCTAATGTGACCACTTTATACATGACAGCTACCAGGACATCACcacaaactgaaaataatttccattagGGGaaatcatttcatttgtgttagCGTAGCTGAGTCAGACTGTTGGGTGCAAACATTGTCAAACACGTACTCATTACATTTACTGAAGTTTATTGAATTTTGTTTAGCCATTTTTAAAATAgataaaaaacaattctcatttGCAAGGACTACATGGCCAAAGGCATTACATTGCATCACAACACAGAATACAACAgaactgtaaaacaaaaaatatatagtacaGTGGGACACATGAACAAATGAGTATTTCAGCAGGTGCCTTTATCAGATAGTATCTTGTTTATTTTTGAAGCACTAAggtgaaacatttaaattaagatAACTTTGAATGCCATTCAATGAGCTTggggcaaaatattcaaaattgaaTGAAAACCCAGTTCTGAATAGTCCTGTGGAATCTCTTGTTGAAATGGTTATATAGCCTTCCCTAGACTGATATACTCTCACTACCCTCTTTCAGATATCCAATGAGATATCTCTTCTCAGTGttttttgcattcacctgtatgggTAACACCAAAATGACCAGGTTTCTTGTGTCTATTTATCAGAGTTCAGCTCAAATACCTCCCTACAGATCCctcctttgattggttcatttggtacCCAATTATTTACCCACCTGATTCTACTTGCCTACTTGATTTAACCAGTGCACTTATTTTTGCACATGCACTAATTCTTTTATCTTGGGGTTCACTTTTTTTTGCTCCTGcactaattcatttatttttgttcctgCACTAATTCACTTATTTTTGCTCCTGCActaattcatttgtttttgttcctgCATTAATTCCCTTATTTTTGCTCCTGCATTAATTCACTTATTATTGCTTTTGCATGTGCGTAATTTCATCTAAATAGACATATGGAATTGTTAACTACTGTATGATATAGAAAGTGTGGCATTGCCACCAGATAATTTGTGAACCCTTCATTTTGTATCCATAAACTGCTTCACTGCTCCCAACCTTGTGCTGAGGTTATTGCATAATATGCACATATACTCAACATGTCTGGTAACAAGCTTTTTCTGCTACATAAATATTTGACCTCAGGCTGCTGCTCACATTTTACCTCTACTTGCCATTGTGTCAATGTGGTTTTCGAAGGCCACTTGAAATATTTTGGACAATAATATGATGTGAGCTATTTAATATCCTACAGACAAAACTGTAAACTCCATACCCATATATTGTTAGTTTTGAATAGGCTTGGTTATAAATGAGAGGGGATGCCGTAAcatatatttattgttattggTGTTGGTTTAgaacaataatgaaaatatgttttggcaGTGCACAGCACAAAAAAGCGTTTAGCTGGCAACAGGTTCTGATATCATCACTTTGATATCCATGTTGTTTCATGTGAATATTTTGCCAGAAAAAAGCAGGTCTGGTAGTAGGaatctaattatttttgttgtgcTAGGTAATTGACACTCAACACTGGGCATAAAATTGTACAGAATATGAAAAAGAATAGTACACCATCACAACGGATTGAAAACATTGacttagattttttgtttttaactacTAATTAaccattcatatatatatatatattattattttggggtCAAGTGGAAggtcacatttttaaatagtgcCATCTATTTCTAATTAAGAGGGATCCAAACTCCTCTGTTTGTTGCTAATTATAAATATCTCCCTTATGAATACAAATTTGCCACGGTAAACACATTTGCTGTTCTAACCATCTAGTTAAAGCAGGTAATGTTTCTGCGGAAACAATATTTTCTACCTCAAAAATCATGCTTCATAATTCATCCTTTcgtacattttgaaataataacaGTCCATGACAAACTGTATGTCCTTCTCACACTTGAGTCTAATACAGGTACATTTGTATTCTTCAGAAGAACACGCCAatgttatttattgtatttttgtctAGACAGTAGTGGTAGACTAACTAGCCTTCAGATGTAGAGAATAATAGTGTACATACCTAGAATGAATACAGTCCTCAATGAAAGTCTTTCCTTTCGATTAAACTCCATTGCAGACTAAATATGTCACTGTGTTATAGCGAACAGCAGTACTCCACTCCACTCCTTTGCCTTTGTGTGTTGCATCAGTGTTGTTTGTTACCACTTCTTGAAGTTTAGATTTTTtatactgtttttgtttgttcccAGGGGTGAAGGGGAACGAACCTTGGGAGCTTGTAGGCTAGCCTGCGGGCATACATTACCTTTAGTACTCTGAATGTCTATACACACTAGGTAAGATCTGGGCAGACCAACCCGTGTTTTGGTTAACACGCCAGTTGGCACTTGGTTAGGTAAGTGGCACATAGGCAGGTAAGGGTGAGGGGGTAATTTATCTTTTGctttctttgctttggttccTTCCAGCCCCTTTTTCCccattttactgtgtgttttggggaagTAATAAACCCCTGTGAACGGTATCTCAGTTGTCTGTCCTCCTTACACCTACGACCCCAGTCCTTTTCCCACTCCTTTTCCCACTCCATGGGATGTTTACGTGCAGCGGGTTTTGCATTCCCTCCCCTGGGAGGCGTTTGTAACAAGAGAGTATTAAAATTACAGTGCAGGTATCAAAGAGCAAGAGCAAAGATGTAGGCAGAAGGGAGGAAAATGAAGCAATGCAagagttttttttccaaaactccactctggtttatatcccctaactaaaggcatgggggttggtttactgacctaaggataacaaaactagtcctgaagaaaagaccccttatcaattagggacacattccctAATCAATTAGGGACACCTTATAGAATCATCTGTTAAccgttaacattccaatgattgacTACTAGGATAGACATTAAGCACATgtgtatacatgtctataataaataatgaagaatcattgaacatgtaaataaaaatttAACTGAAATTTTTTGGTTCCTTTATGTCAATCTAAGGGATGACACTAGGACACGTCATTTCCTCTGCTACATCATCTACCTGGAGTAGTTTCAACTTGTGCAGTATTCATGTATTTTACAAAAGGGAGTAAGAgattaatatttgttttccctAGTGATGTGTTGCTAGGCACTCGTGTTCGATTCTGATCCGATTGACACTCAATGTTCCGAAACACTTCAGGTCACGTGTCGCCGGGGGTCAAAGGATCATGTGTTGAACGAAACCTGTGTTGTTACATCACAAACAAGTTTACCGTCTCAGGTTTTGAAAACCAGGTGCAACCAACACCAACAACTTTGAATGAGTGGCATCACTTTGTTAATGTTCTCCAATTGAAATAGgttttataaattattcatttaattattaATCTTATGGCTCTGCCTTTATCATCCGAATCATTATAATGAATGCATTGTTAAAAAAGCATATTGGAAAGTAATGATGGCTGTTTCGGGCTTTTTGACAAATCGTATCGGAAGAACATCTTAAGTCTCACCGGCTGCTATGCACACACCCTCGATACTGTTCTGATCTTTTCGACGCCCTTACAAAACTCACAATATTAGAGCAATGGTCCGAAACATTTCTAGTCATGTGAGGGCAGGTGTCGAAACACTGTCACATGATATTTAACGAAATCACTGTCGATTGAGTCTGAGCCCTGACTGCCTCAGGCTTTGAAAATTCAGGTGACAATACCAACAACTTTGAATAAATCGTTTCATTTTGTTGCAAGACTGAAATGTGTGAGATTGAGATATTGGGGGAATTAGCTGTGTAACAATTGTTTTAAAGAAGCCTGGTAAGTAGAAACTAATTTTAAACGGGTTGTTGCCAAGCATTTCCCAACGCCTTCACCCGTGTCAACACTTTCAAACACCGAGCTCTATTTAGCTATAGAAgtagaaacatttcattttgaattccTTCACTAGTTGCGTGCGTACTGTTGCCGACTGACCAAGGCGAACCAGGTTCAAATCTGAATGGTTTTCAGggttttttttctattcaaaaacaatatttattgttgttcaaataATGTCTAATTTCCTTCATAAGGAATAGGAATGCAACCCATCACACACGCCTTTATCATCCAAAACATTATCATGGATGAATGGTTAAATGAAAAGCTAGATGGAAATGCAAGAGAAAAGGGGGatacaaatcacacattttactttcactCTTCTATTGGCACTGCTCACCAAACTGTTGAGCCACTAAATATTTTATAGCAAAATGGGAAACTGTCTGTATGAACACTGAACATCTGATTTAGATTTCCGACCAGCTGATGTCACTGTTGAGTAAATGTTTTGACCGTTTCATAAAGCCttgacaaatgttttgattgtctGTTTCAGAAAGTGTCCTTCTGCCCATCAATAGTTTTCCCCTGTAGAGATGCTTTCATATAAACATAGGATGTGCAAAACAATGGAAATTGTGGACTGGTCAAGGTCTTACTTCTGTAGACTTTCTGTGCTCTCAGTAGTACCCTTTTATTTTAAGGTAAGGAAATAAGTCCTGTGAAACGGCTGCTTCCTACCTTTTGACTAGGCCCAATCACCCTGACAGAAAGTGTTTGTGTACATTCATATCTATAAgttaataacagaaaataatgactGGTCTGGTAGTGATGAAACAGGTTGCCAGTTTATCGGTTGGTTCATGTAATGTCCATGTACAGATGTACCAATAAGTTTAAGTTCAAACATTTGTTAGAAGCAGCACAATGTATACTTACATCCCCTGTGTACAAAATAGAGGAAAAGTAGGAGGGTATTTAACAGGCTCCTATTTAAAGGTTTGTGTAGGCTAGGCTAAACACAATGTGTCCCAGGTAATGGTTATCCAGAGTACAGATCGGTTATGGTATACATTTTGAAGATTTAGAACGTTTAAAGTGCTCTTGGTAAATAACAACTAAACCTATTGGTAAGCACAGTAGTAACATGTTTaactataatatactgtatttcctACCCGGGGTGATGCTCCCTTTGTCATTCTGTAGAATGGGTTAGTCCAATGTGGGTAAATCTATTGGAAGCTATATACTTGGGCAATGAATTTTGCTCTGGCTAGAAAGAGAGCTGAGGGACTGTAATTAAGTTCAGGAAACTTGCTTATACCATCATCCTGGTAAAtctcttgttgttgttttttctgtcaTGTGTTCGTAACTGCTAATTTGATTTCTGGGCTAATAAATACTACAAGTGTGTTATTGGACCTGTGTTTTTGCATTCTTTTCCACACAATGATAGCTAATTCCAGAACCCACTGGCCACATTAACACCCCCCTACACTGGTACTGTGGTGCAGTTGTCTTTACCACAAATCCTCCTTGGTGAAATCTATTTTATCTGACTATTTATAAAGGGTGAAAGGTTCATCTGTGTTTTACAGGGGCATTTAactgatttatttattaaaatttgGAGTTTCACAAGTTACAACATTGATCAATGtgactttgaaaatgtacatatacCTGAAACAAATACAGGATGATAAACTCAAGGTACATGCCAGAATGCCATTAACAGTAAACAATaacatatatttcaaatgtttataattCCTTACAGATTATGTCAAATTAGAAACCACAGTCTAAATGTTAAAGCAAAGGGTATTGACAGGACAGGACTGACACAGGATCTAGGGACCTAAGTGCAAAAGGGACCTAAGACCAAAGTGCAAAAACATTGGCAGAGAAACAATGGCtcctcaaataaaatgttatatatattctttaattaaatgttttagttggttaaaacacaaaacagaccaAATTCATCCTGTAGGGTCAACATGATCTTATTCCTTCTCTCTCGATTTAGTGTGATCTCATGGACCAGCTTCATCTCTGGAGACTGGAGAGACCATCTTCACTGCATTGACATAACTATCCATGCTGTTCTCCCTGGTCACTCTCTTCTGCCTCCTTTTCATCTAGGGAGATGTAGCACCAAGACAGAGATATTTACTGGTCTGTACACTCTCCTCACACATTGccatctctttttctttcactcTTACCCCCTGTCCCGGtaatcatttaaatattgttctATTAAAACCTTATGTGTCTTTTTACCTTGTAGTATAGGTACAAAGTGATAATGACTGTCAGTAGGATGAGCGGCACTAATATGTGTCTGATGATGGAGGCTGTTAAAGGAGAGGCTGCAAATAGAGACAATTatgtttatttcaggcttaaACAGGATGTCTGTAACAGGAGATAACATAGTTCCTCTGCCTTCCTCATTCAGGTACATCAATAACATTGGCATTTAGTGCTAGATTTTAGAAATGCTCACTGATAAAACAATAATGTGAAGCATTTTGAAATATGGAAGTTATATTTAGTTTATCCTGGACTGAGTGCTCATttacagaaagaaaacatttattaaaacaattgcAAATGTGTTTAAACCCCTTTGGGTCTGCGGCTCAGTGGACAGACTGCATAGTGTACATTTCTCTAAATGTCCAGAACAGTAATCGCTAGAATGATACAGATTTGTTCAGCTAATTTCTAGACATTATAATGGAGCAATCCATACATAGTATGTGTTCTTATTGGTATCACAGCCTGTGTGTGGCAAAAGTAgatttgcaccaaaactggCCACTGTGACTCATGTCATGTAATGGGGAATTGACCTGATCCCGTTTGTACATTTAATCCTTGTTGCCCATCACAAACGGTGCTTCTGCTATGTCATAACACCTGGAAACATGACCTTTAGGACGTAGGAATGATGGGAAGGGGTTGGGCTCATGGTGACATCGAGAGGAGAACAACAACACGGCTCTGTTCTCGATTACAGACGTTGTTTTTGGTTTTAGTTAGCAAGATAGTTGTTTATTTACAacccaaaatgttttagaacatatattttaacGTAACGAAGAGGCTGGGGAAGGGGATTCTGTCCAGGACCACCTTTTACCAGGCAACAAGTATGACCATTCTGCTCAGACAGGTGACTGTAGATGTGACCCATCCAGATAGTAAGTAGATCACTATGTATAATACATAGCACCATTATTACATCGTTCCCAGTAtgattgtgatgtaaaagtgtTCTGTCAACATAGGAATGTTCAAAATATTGTAtcttaatgtttttataacGAGATGTAACTATAACTTCAATAGCAGTCccctgctgccatctggtggctATTTGGTGTAAATAACGCATAATAAATGCATCTATCAACCTCCTGAAATATTGTTTGATTTCTATTTTGGggtaaattatgtattttggGGAACCcaatgaatgtattgttttattatttttattcattattttgaccCTAAAACACTATTATATGTCACTAAAGCATGGGAGAATCAAAATaagtaattaaaacaaaactttttttttaatcatatccAGGAAATATTTTGTGTAGAACATTTGCTTTGCCTttccaacaaatgtattttctaaatagtGTCGCAGAAGTCTGttgttatttattgtttattttatctgAGAGTGTACTGATTACAGAGATATACAACACTTCATGATACttaatacagaaatgtatggAGTATCATGAAATGTATGgagacccaaaatgtccaagtcgTGAAATGCATCTGACAATCCCTGAAACTGTTATTAAACATACTTAAACCTTTTTAACTTTAACTTAACTACACAGACcagatattttcttttcacattGAATTTTAACAGCACAATTCCAGCGAGTATGGTGAATTCCTAACTAAACCAGTTCAGTACAGAATGGACAAGCTAAGCTTTTCTCAAAAGTGTGTGAAGGGTAATTCTGATCCCAATGTTGAGGATATTTAGAAAAGTGTTTTATATGGATGGTTCATACCTGACTCCTCAAGCTCTAAGCAGGATTCTGGGACATGAAACGTCACATTCTCCTTGTTAACAGGGTTGGCAGCCTCACATATGTAAAACATTCTGTCCTGTTTGTCCACctccagagggagagagagcttgATGGAAAGGTCAGGGCTGCTGGTCTGGTTGAGTATCTCCTCTCCACTGTACCAGGAAAGGGTCACATCTATCTCATTCTTTACAGAACACTCCACTGAACAGATCTGATTACCTGCTGTTGTCAACATGGGCCTGGAAACAGGTTCTGGAGAGGATGAGTTTGGGTTAGAAACAATCCACAGGAAAATAGAAGTTTAGACCAATATTTTCTCTTGTGAAAAACACATTCTAACACTTTTTTAGGTGCTTTCATGTCTTGCGGGTAAAAcgaatatttatgtaaatactCTGATATAGATGGTGAGATGTTGTACTGTTGTCATCTGAAACATTTAAACTCCAATACAAAATGATGGAATATAGAGCAGTGAATTAACTGCATTACCATCCAATGAAATGATGTAAAGCGGTTTATAATACAACATGAAATAACTAACAGGTAGAAGAGGttccaaatataaatataattaaagctgcaagcagcatttatcggggttcaagctgttaaggcctttaagcgcccaaacatcaaaagacattacgttttatttagcaagcatttaaccactgaaataataaatagaaaagtccattcacagccaatacaggcattgtagcattggaaatgtatatttttcaaagctttttgacagttatagCTCCACCTATGATCTCCAAAAAAATTGCCACATTTGTTTAGTATGTTATGTTCACAAATATTTTGAGTTTTTAATTATGATTTATAGGTGTTTCAGTGTATTTTGACACAGTCATTTTGTAAATGATCTGATATAGCCATACAAATGCATAAGTTCAACTTTTATTTGATAATTATTGATATATAGTCGAGGAACATTCCCGATAGCATTGGTTGTTTTATGATTGGgcaaagacactgcataccaaatttcaagtaatttggacaaacggtcaggtgtctatacgtttttcgtattatttttcgtattatagcgccaccatgtggccaatcgacgcagtttttttactgtgacctcagactgacttctaacacatgtataccaaggttggtaaagtttacttaactacttcttgagttatagcctttttagtaaaataggctcctcccacaacttTAATTTTGCACCCCCTAGCGACCATGAAt contains:
- the LOC105030295 gene encoding CD48 antigen-like; amino-acid sequence: MDSSYIDSFKDRIQWDQQTGQFTIRDLTTNDSGMYVVDEKGGDKTTYQLTVFEPVSRPMLTTAGNQICSVECSVKNEIDVTLSWYSGEEILNQTSSPDLSIKLSLPLEVDKQDRMFYICEAANPVNKENVTFHVPESCLELEESASPLTASIIRHILVPLILLTVIITLYLYYKMKRRQKRVTRENSMDSYVNAVKMVSPVSRDEAGP